One window of Streptomyces sp. SUK 48 genomic DNA carries:
- a CDS encoding DUF6339 family protein, with protein MRHRAAFDIPQSLGFLPDTAVARHLSRGMQSGQESPPQVALRKASGSLPPEARWGTNAIRELVDEAMSRFDANRAAADGWLAPRLHATVRMTRAEAGDGRLWNHLAMLVAPDYVVWRHRGAEVAPSSRFSGPHYTQCFARLWWGAELFRNGSDYRPVETACALQDILNTTLRLDVIDHRPTAQALIRIFERLLSAGTPRPADHVNALSSAVNTAGSTLVYDVLAPDAPPLVEELQDWIAEREEAPAVPWDRLPEGPDDGRAPTHSVDILMPLFDKLLAEAPLRHRGRTPEQAGEPSEDSAVPVQRQGVSLEKDLPAWT; from the coding sequence ATGCGGCATCGCGCAGCATTCGACATCCCACAGTCGCTCGGTTTCCTGCCCGACACAGCAGTGGCCAGGCATTTGAGCCGGGGCATGCAGTCGGGCCAGGAGAGCCCTCCCCAAGTGGCCTTGCGGAAGGCGAGCGGGTCTCTGCCACCCGAGGCCCGGTGGGGAACGAATGCCATCCGAGAACTGGTCGACGAGGCGATGTCGCGCTTCGACGCCAACCGTGCGGCCGCCGACGGTTGGCTCGCCCCACGGTTGCACGCCACTGTACGTATGACTCGCGCCGAGGCGGGCGACGGCCGGCTATGGAATCACCTCGCCATGCTCGTCGCTCCCGACTACGTGGTGTGGCGGCACAGAGGAGCCGAGGTCGCACCCAGTTCACGCTTCTCCGGACCCCACTACACACAGTGCTTCGCCAGGCTGTGGTGGGGGGCCGAACTCTTCCGGAACGGTTCGGACTACCGCCCCGTGGAGACGGCGTGCGCCTTGCAGGACATCCTCAACACCACGCTTCGCCTGGACGTCATCGACCATCGGCCGACCGCCCAGGCATTGATACGCATCTTCGAAAGGTTGCTTTCGGCAGGCACGCCTCGGCCGGCCGACCACGTCAACGCTCTCTCCTCGGCGGTCAACACCGCGGGTAGCACGCTGGTCTACGACGTTCTCGCACCCGACGCCCCTCCACTGGTGGAGGAACTACAGGACTGGATCGCCGAGCGTGAGGAGGCTCCCGCAGTGCCGTGGGACCGCCTCCCGGAAGGCCCCGACGACGGCCGCGCCCCGACGCATTCCGTGGACATCCTGATGCCTCTGTTCGACAAGCTTCTCGCGGAGGCTCCGCTCCGGCACCGCGGCCGTACGCCGGAACAGGCCGGGGAACCTTCAGAGGACAGCGCCGTGCCCGTACAACGTCAGGGGGTGAGTCTGGAGAAGGATTTGCCCGCGTGGACGTGA